The Vigna unguiculata cultivar IT97K-499-35 chromosome 6, ASM411807v1, whole genome shotgun sequence genome contains a region encoding:
- the LOC114186819 gene encoding bifunctional 3-dehydroquinate dehydratase/shikimate dehydrogenase, chloroplastic-like isoform X2 codes for MGSANQVLNICAPITNQQESVSVEQIVNNMKLAKEEGADTVEVRLDCITNFYPLLHLKIILQNKPLPVLIANRKKWDGSLSKGDESMRLEALQLAVELGADFIEVELKEASCIPALVEHKRNHNSHGKIIVSCYVDGITPPQEELLQLVARMQATGSDIIKLVTHAADITEVTRIFSLFPHCQVPLIAYSYGERGLISHLLSPKFGGFFVYGSLAGNPIPGMPSLDSLKEAYKLEGVNEDTKVFGLISKPVSHSKGPILHNPSFRHVNYNGIYVPMFVDDLKEFFSTYSSPDFSGFSVGIPYKEEVLRFCDEVHPLAQSIGAVNTIIRRAGDGKLVGYNTDCEAAITAIEDALVERGCNDGGASLGSPLAGRLFVLVGAGGAGKALAFGAKSRGARLVIFDIDFDRAKSLACAVSGEAQPYKELVNFQPEKGAILANATPIGMHPNTDRIPVAEATLEHYWLVFDAVYTPRRTRLLKEADAAGATTVGGVEMFLRQAIGQCNLFTGLEAPKELMREIVLSKF; via the exons atgGGTAGTGCTAACCAAGTGTTGAACATTTGTGCTCCAATCACAAATCAACAAGAATCTGTATCTGTTGAGCAGATTGTGAATAACATGAAACTTGCAAAGGAAGAAGGTGCTGATACAGTGGAGGTTAGGCTGGACTGCATCACCAACTTCTACCCTCTCCTTCACCTCAAAATCATCCTTCAAAATAAACCACTACCCGTGCTTATTGCTAACAG GAAAAAATGGGACGGTAGTTTATCCAAAGGCGATGAGAGCATGCGACTGGAAGCATTGCAGTTAGCTGTGGAATTGGGGGCTGATTTCATAGAGGTTGAGTTGAAG GAAGCTTCTTGTATTCCTGCCTTGGTGGAACATAAGAGAAATCATAATAGTCatggaaaaataattgtttcttGCTATGTGGATGGCATCACCCCTCCGCAAGAAGAACTCCTTCAACTTGTTGCACGCATGCAAGCAACTGGATCAGATATCATCAAACTTGTTACACATGCAGCTGATATAACAGAAGTTACAAGAATATTTAGCTTGTTTCCTCATTGTCAG GTACCATTGATTGCTTATTCTTATGGAGAAAGAGGACTTATAAGCCACCTTCTAAGTCCAAAATTTGGTGGGTTCTTTGTCTATGGATCATTGGCAGGAAATCCAATCCCAGGAATGCCTTCTCTTGACAGTCTCAAGGAAGCCTATAAATTGGAGGGTGTCAATGAAGATACTAAAGTTTTTGGGCTCATCTCAAAACCAGTTAGCCACAGCAAAGGCCCTATATTGCATAATCCTTCCTTCAGACATGTAAACTACAATGGAATCTATGTCCCAATGTTTGTTGACGATCTTAAGGAGTTCTTTAGCACCTATTCAAGCCCTGATTTTAGTGGTTTTAG TGTTGGGATTCCATACAAGGAAGAAGTTCTAAGGTTTTGCGATGAAGTCCATCCGCTTGCTCAG TCTATAGGAGCTGTTAATACTATCATAAGGAGAGCAGGAGATGGGAAGCTTGTTGGTTATAATACAGATTGTGAGGCTGCAATTACTGCAATTGAGGATGCACTCGTTG AGCGTGGTTGCAATGATGGTGGAGCATCTTTAGGTTCACCCCTTGCTGGTCGATTGTTTGTGCTAGTTGGTGCAGGAGGTGCAGGGAAAGCACTTGCATTTGGTGCTAAAAGCAGAGGAGCTCGTCTAGTAATATTTGACATTgattttg acAGAGCAAAATCTCTTGCCTGTGCTGTATCTGGTGAGGCTCAGCCTTACAAAGAGTTGGTCAACTTTCAGCCAGAGAAAGGGGCAATTCTTGCAAATGCAACACCCATAGGAATGCATCCAAACACTGACAGAATTCCAGTGGCAGAG GCAACTTTGGAACATTATTGGTTAGTCTTTGATGCTGTATATACTCCAAGAAGAACAAGATTATTGAAGGAAGCAGATGCTGCAGGAGCAACAACTGTGGGTGGAGTAGAAATGTTCCTAAGGCAGGCTATTGGTCAGTGTAATCTTTTCACCGGCTTAGAAG CTCCTAAAGAATTGATGCGAGAAATTGTTTTATCCAAGTTTTGA
- the LOC114186657 gene encoding trafficking protein particle complex subunit 6B, whose translation MVREVSESCVDSLLTEMVACYCNRFYANKPELAARRIEAIGYQVGHQLSERYTMERPRFTDHLEAIKFICKDFWSELFKKQIDNLKTNHRGTFVLQDNKFRWLARMSVDPSTDNVGSVEDNNSPTAENKAAHAMSMHLYFPCGIIRGALSNLGIPCAVSADISNLPACSFVVRIKA comes from the exons atggtTCGTGAAGTATCAGAGAGTTGCGTTGATAGCTTATTGACGGAGATGGTGGCGTGTTACTGCAATCGATTCTACGCCAACAAGCCTGAACTCGCTGCACGCAGGATCGAGGCCATTGGATATCAGGTCGGTCACCAGCTTTCTGAAAG GTATACCATGGAGCGGCCTCGGTTCACGGATCATCTGGAAGCAATCAAGTTCATCTGCAAGGATTTTTGGTCTGAGCTATTTAAGAAGCAGATAGACAACTTGAAGACAAACCACAGG GGTACATTTGTATTGCAAGATAATAAATTTCGCTGGCTTGCACGCATGTCAGTTGATCCATCCACTGATAATGTTGGTTCGGTTGAGGATAATAATTCACCTACAGCTGAAAACAAAGCGGCACATGCAATGAGCATGCATCTTTATTTCCCATGCGGGATCATTAGAGGAGCTCTTTCCAACTTGGGAATTCCTTGTGCAGTTTCTGCGGATATATCAAACCTTCCTGCAT GTTCGTTTGTGGTTCGTATAAAAGCTTGA
- the LOC114187897 gene encoding uncharacterized protein LOC114187897 isoform X1: MVPQTVISQVSDLRGLISNGSTHGFFDLLFECHGLWHNATLIIPSFLFVLYLILQARHSFLKLSLSRSYIILSYNALLWLVTLLNLAWCLLQAWECTSKRELSWNLLSLFTTSGMLFLEVSLVAFLLQGNNAGGLEAMKRTFGISTLVVGLDILLKAFYLFVFGIPLFVDSNENTNHVKWNLLIVHKLLLTAVYGFLMFMYHSGWRETLPAKIAFYKYVAVMFIFNATVTLACGLTGNGVAFGLWLYRVAVVLYHAFYLPFLYTTFQTDFFSGRKFSFGKRVLFRDERCGFLRHRLGIMLSAVAKLRLYQYQDYVNEITILADCNIMYKDVYLLEPQSVLLFNEHDF, from the exons ATGGTTCCACAGACAGTGATATCGCAAGTCTCCGATTTACGTGGCTTGATATCAAACGGTTCCACCCACGGGTTCTTCGATTTGCTATTCGAATGTCACGGATTATGGCACAATGCCACTCTCATCATTCCCTCCTTCCTCTTCGTCCTGTACCTGATACTTCAAGCCAGACACAGCTTCCTCAAACTCTCTCTTTCTCGCTCATACATCATCCTTTCGTATAACGCCTTGCTCTGGCTCGTCACACTTCTCAATCTTGCTTGGTGCTTGCTCCAG GCATGGGAGTGCACATCTAAGAGAGAGTTGTCATGGAACTTGCTATCCTTGTTTACTACTTCCGGAATGCTGTTTTTGGAAGTGAGTTTGGTGGCTTTTTTACTTCAAGGAAATAATGCAGGTGGCTTAGAAGCAATGAAACGGACTTTTGGTATCTCAACGCTCGTTGTTGGCTTGGATATACTGTTGAAG gctttttatctttttgtctTTGGGATACCATTATTCGTCGACAGCAATGAAAATACGAATCATGTGAAATGGAACTTGTTGATTGTCCACAAGCTGCTGCTCACTGCTGTTTATGGCTTCCTAATGTTTATGTACCACTCCGGATGGAGAGAAACGTTGCCTG CGAAAATTGCCTTTTACAAGTATGTTGCTGTCATGTTCATTTTTAATGCGACTGTGACACTTGCTTGTGGCCTCACTGGAAACGGTGTTGCATTTGGTTTATG GTTGTATCGTGTCGCTGTTGTCCTTTACCACGCATTTTACCTCCCTTTTTTGTATACAACATTCCAAACAGACTTTT TTTCaggaagaaaattttcatttggAAAACGTGTATTATTCCGAGATGAAAGATGCGGGTTTCTTCGACACAGATTGGGAATAATGTTATCAGCAGTAGCTAAATTAAGGCTGTATCAGTATCAGGACTATGTAAATGAAATAACTATTCTAGCAGATTGCAATATCATGTACAAAGATGTTTATCTGTTAGAACCTCAAAGTGTTCTGTTATTTAATGAACATGACTTTTAA
- the LOC114186819 gene encoding bifunctional 3-dehydroquinate dehydratase/shikimate dehydrogenase, chloroplastic-like isoform X3, with the protein MRLEALQLAVELGADFIEVELKEASCIPALVEHKRNHNSHGKIIVSCYVDGITPPQEELLQLVARMQATGSDIIKLVTHAADITEVTRIFSLFPHCQNLQVPLIAYSYGERGLISHLLSPKFGGFFVYGSLAGNPIPGMPSLDSLKEAYKLEGVNEDTKVFGLISKPVSHSKGPILHNPSFRHVNYNGIYVPMFVDDLKEFFSTYSSPDFSGFSVGIPYKEEVLRFCDEVHPLAQSIGAVNTIIRRAGDGKLVGYNTDCEAAITAIEDALVERGCNDGGASLGSPLAGRLFVLVGAGGAGKALAFGAKSRGARLVIFDIDFDRAKSLACAVSGEAQPYKELVNFQPEKGAILANATPIGMHPNTDRIPVAEATLEHYWLVFDAVYTPRRTRLLKEADAAGATTVGGVEMFLRQAIGQCNLFTGLEAPKELMREIVLSKF; encoded by the exons ATGCGACTGGAAGCATTGCAGTTAGCTGTGGAATTGGGGGCTGATTTCATAGAGGTTGAGTTGAAG GAAGCTTCTTGTATTCCTGCCTTGGTGGAACATAAGAGAAATCATAATAGTCatggaaaaataattgtttcttGCTATGTGGATGGCATCACCCCTCCGCAAGAAGAACTCCTTCAACTTGTTGCACGCATGCAAGCAACTGGATCAGATATCATCAAACTTGTTACACATGCAGCTGATATAACAGAAGTTACAAGAATATTTAGCTTGTTTCCTCATTGTCAG AATTTGCAGGTACCATTGATTGCTTATTCTTATGGAGAAAGAGGACTTATAAGCCACCTTCTAAGTCCAAAATTTGGTGGGTTCTTTGTCTATGGATCATTGGCAGGAAATCCAATCCCAGGAATGCCTTCTCTTGACAGTCTCAAGGAAGCCTATAAATTGGAGGGTGTCAATGAAGATACTAAAGTTTTTGGGCTCATCTCAAAACCAGTTAGCCACAGCAAAGGCCCTATATTGCATAATCCTTCCTTCAGACATGTAAACTACAATGGAATCTATGTCCCAATGTTTGTTGACGATCTTAAGGAGTTCTTTAGCACCTATTCAAGCCCTGATTTTAGTGGTTTTAG TGTTGGGATTCCATACAAGGAAGAAGTTCTAAGGTTTTGCGATGAAGTCCATCCGCTTGCTCAG TCTATAGGAGCTGTTAATACTATCATAAGGAGAGCAGGAGATGGGAAGCTTGTTGGTTATAATACAGATTGTGAGGCTGCAATTACTGCAATTGAGGATGCACTCGTTG AGCGTGGTTGCAATGATGGTGGAGCATCTTTAGGTTCACCCCTTGCTGGTCGATTGTTTGTGCTAGTTGGTGCAGGAGGTGCAGGGAAAGCACTTGCATTTGGTGCTAAAAGCAGAGGAGCTCGTCTAGTAATATTTGACATTgattttg acAGAGCAAAATCTCTTGCCTGTGCTGTATCTGGTGAGGCTCAGCCTTACAAAGAGTTGGTCAACTTTCAGCCAGAGAAAGGGGCAATTCTTGCAAATGCAACACCCATAGGAATGCATCCAAACACTGACAGAATTCCAGTGGCAGAG GCAACTTTGGAACATTATTGGTTAGTCTTTGATGCTGTATATACTCCAAGAAGAACAAGATTATTGAAGGAAGCAGATGCTGCAGGAGCAACAACTGTGGGTGGAGTAGAAATGTTCCTAAGGCAGGCTATTGGTCAGTGTAATCTTTTCACCGGCTTAGAAG CTCCTAAAGAATTGATGCGAGAAATTGTTTTATCCAAGTTTTGA
- the LOC114186819 gene encoding bifunctional 3-dehydroquinate dehydratase/shikimate dehydrogenase, chloroplastic-like isoform X1: MGSANQVLNICAPITNQQESVSVEQIVNNMKLAKEEGADTVEVRLDCITNFYPLLHLKIILQNKPLPVLIANRKKWDGSLSKGDESMRLEALQLAVELGADFIEVELKEASCIPALVEHKRNHNSHGKIIVSCYVDGITPPQEELLQLVARMQATGSDIIKLVTHAADITEVTRIFSLFPHCQNLQVPLIAYSYGERGLISHLLSPKFGGFFVYGSLAGNPIPGMPSLDSLKEAYKLEGVNEDTKVFGLISKPVSHSKGPILHNPSFRHVNYNGIYVPMFVDDLKEFFSTYSSPDFSGFSVGIPYKEEVLRFCDEVHPLAQSIGAVNTIIRRAGDGKLVGYNTDCEAAITAIEDALVERGCNDGGASLGSPLAGRLFVLVGAGGAGKALAFGAKSRGARLVIFDIDFDRAKSLACAVSGEAQPYKELVNFQPEKGAILANATPIGMHPNTDRIPVAEATLEHYWLVFDAVYTPRRTRLLKEADAAGATTVGGVEMFLRQAIGQCNLFTGLEAPKELMREIVLSKF; the protein is encoded by the exons atgGGTAGTGCTAACCAAGTGTTGAACATTTGTGCTCCAATCACAAATCAACAAGAATCTGTATCTGTTGAGCAGATTGTGAATAACATGAAACTTGCAAAGGAAGAAGGTGCTGATACAGTGGAGGTTAGGCTGGACTGCATCACCAACTTCTACCCTCTCCTTCACCTCAAAATCATCCTTCAAAATAAACCACTACCCGTGCTTATTGCTAACAG GAAAAAATGGGACGGTAGTTTATCCAAAGGCGATGAGAGCATGCGACTGGAAGCATTGCAGTTAGCTGTGGAATTGGGGGCTGATTTCATAGAGGTTGAGTTGAAG GAAGCTTCTTGTATTCCTGCCTTGGTGGAACATAAGAGAAATCATAATAGTCatggaaaaataattgtttcttGCTATGTGGATGGCATCACCCCTCCGCAAGAAGAACTCCTTCAACTTGTTGCACGCATGCAAGCAACTGGATCAGATATCATCAAACTTGTTACACATGCAGCTGATATAACAGAAGTTACAAGAATATTTAGCTTGTTTCCTCATTGTCAG AATTTGCAGGTACCATTGATTGCTTATTCTTATGGAGAAAGAGGACTTATAAGCCACCTTCTAAGTCCAAAATTTGGTGGGTTCTTTGTCTATGGATCATTGGCAGGAAATCCAATCCCAGGAATGCCTTCTCTTGACAGTCTCAAGGAAGCCTATAAATTGGAGGGTGTCAATGAAGATACTAAAGTTTTTGGGCTCATCTCAAAACCAGTTAGCCACAGCAAAGGCCCTATATTGCATAATCCTTCCTTCAGACATGTAAACTACAATGGAATCTATGTCCCAATGTTTGTTGACGATCTTAAGGAGTTCTTTAGCACCTATTCAAGCCCTGATTTTAGTGGTTTTAG TGTTGGGATTCCATACAAGGAAGAAGTTCTAAGGTTTTGCGATGAAGTCCATCCGCTTGCTCAG TCTATAGGAGCTGTTAATACTATCATAAGGAGAGCAGGAGATGGGAAGCTTGTTGGTTATAATACAGATTGTGAGGCTGCAATTACTGCAATTGAGGATGCACTCGTTG AGCGTGGTTGCAATGATGGTGGAGCATCTTTAGGTTCACCCCTTGCTGGTCGATTGTTTGTGCTAGTTGGTGCAGGAGGTGCAGGGAAAGCACTTGCATTTGGTGCTAAAAGCAGAGGAGCTCGTCTAGTAATATTTGACATTgattttg acAGAGCAAAATCTCTTGCCTGTGCTGTATCTGGTGAGGCTCAGCCTTACAAAGAGTTGGTCAACTTTCAGCCAGAGAAAGGGGCAATTCTTGCAAATGCAACACCCATAGGAATGCATCCAAACACTGACAGAATTCCAGTGGCAGAG GCAACTTTGGAACATTATTGGTTAGTCTTTGATGCTGTATATACTCCAAGAAGAACAAGATTATTGAAGGAAGCAGATGCTGCAGGAGCAACAACTGTGGGTGGAGTAGAAATGTTCCTAAGGCAGGCTATTGGTCAGTGTAATCTTTTCACCGGCTTAGAAG CTCCTAAAGAATTGATGCGAGAAATTGTTTTATCCAAGTTTTGA
- the LOC114187897 gene encoding uncharacterized protein LOC114187897 isoform X2, which translates to MVPQTVISQVSDLRGLISNGSTHGFFDLLFECHGLWHNATLIIPSFLFVLYLILQARHSFLKLSLSRSYIILSYNALLWLVTLLNLAWCLLQAWECTSKRELSWNLLSLFTTSGMLFLEVSLVAFLLQGNNAGGLEAMKRTFGISTLVVGLDILLKAFYLFVFGIPLFVDSNENTNHVKWNLLIVHKLLLTAVYGFLMFMYHSGWRETLPAKIAFYKYVAVMFIFNATVTLACGLTGNGVAFGLWLYRVAVVLYHAFYLPFLYTTFQTDFFQEENFHLENVYYSEMKDAGFFDTDWE; encoded by the exons ATGGTTCCACAGACAGTGATATCGCAAGTCTCCGATTTACGTGGCTTGATATCAAACGGTTCCACCCACGGGTTCTTCGATTTGCTATTCGAATGTCACGGATTATGGCACAATGCCACTCTCATCATTCCCTCCTTCCTCTTCGTCCTGTACCTGATACTTCAAGCCAGACACAGCTTCCTCAAACTCTCTCTTTCTCGCTCATACATCATCCTTTCGTATAACGCCTTGCTCTGGCTCGTCACACTTCTCAATCTTGCTTGGTGCTTGCTCCAG GCATGGGAGTGCACATCTAAGAGAGAGTTGTCATGGAACTTGCTATCCTTGTTTACTACTTCCGGAATGCTGTTTTTGGAAGTGAGTTTGGTGGCTTTTTTACTTCAAGGAAATAATGCAGGTGGCTTAGAAGCAATGAAACGGACTTTTGGTATCTCAACGCTCGTTGTTGGCTTGGATATACTGTTGAAG gctttttatctttttgtctTTGGGATACCATTATTCGTCGACAGCAATGAAAATACGAATCATGTGAAATGGAACTTGTTGATTGTCCACAAGCTGCTGCTCACTGCTGTTTATGGCTTCCTAATGTTTATGTACCACTCCGGATGGAGAGAAACGTTGCCTG CGAAAATTGCCTTTTACAAGTATGTTGCTGTCATGTTCATTTTTAATGCGACTGTGACACTTGCTTGTGGCCTCACTGGAAACGGTGTTGCATTTGGTTTATG GTTGTATCGTGTCGCTGTTGTCCTTTACCACGCATTTTACCTCCCTTTTTTGTATACAACATTCCAAACAGACTTTTTTCAG gaagaaaattttcatttggAAAACGTGTATTATTCCGAGATGAAAGATGCGGGTTTCTTCGACACAGATTGGGAATAA
- the LOC114187898 gene encoding acyl carrier protein 2, chloroplastic: MATNTLAGTSLSMRSLTPQTQAFTSLSGRRSGLISSFGRKNVSFNLQPRQIRLQISCAAKPETVEKVCDIVKKQLAVSEGQTVTAESTFQKLGADSLDTVEIVMALEEAFGIAIEEESAQTITTVQEAADLIEDIIGKKSS; encoded by the exons ATGGCCACCAATACACTCGCGGGGACATCACTCTCCATGCGATCTCTCACTCCCCAAACGCAG GCTTTCACCTCACTTTCTGGCCGGAGATCTGGTCTGATTTCCAGCTTTGGGAGAAAGAATGTTTCTTTTAACTTGCAGCCTCGTCAAATTCGCCTTCAAATTTCCTGTGCT GCAAAACCAGAGACAGTAGAAAAGGTTTGCGATATAGTAAAGAAGCAGTTGGCCGTGTCTGAAGGTCAAACCGTGACCGCAGAATCAACATTTCAAAAACTTGGAGCTGATTCCCTTGACACG GTTGAGATCGTGATGGCACTCGAGGAAGCATTCGGTATCGCCATTGAGGAAGAGAGCGCACAGACCATCACTACAGTTCAGGAAGCTGCAGATCTTATCGAAGATATCATTGGAAAGAAGAGTTCTTAG